The DNA window ACGAGCAGATTCATTTTGTATTGACAAAAGGAGCTTGGACAGTAGATGAACCTGTATTGGTAAGAGTTCAGTCTTCTGATTCTTATTTTGATGTATTAACGAGATTGAATAATGGGGAAACTCCTTTACTGGAAAAAGTAACCAAAATGATCAATGAAGAAGGAAAAGGAGTTATTATTTTTATAAATAACGTCTCCAATTCTGAAAATACGTTAAAGAAATTACAACAGTTTCTGGATTATCAGGATGGTCAGCAACAACATCCAACATTAGCCTATAATTATAGGGACTATGGTATTGGAACGCAGATTTTGAAAAACCTAGGAATCAATAAATTCAAAGTATTAACTCAGAATCCAGATATAAAACCTCAGGTTGGAGGATACGATGTAGAAGTTACAGAAATGGTTCAATTGTAGAATATTTAATCTACTTTAATAATATAGAAAATGGCTTGAGTAATCAAGCCATTTTTATTTCGTCAAAATTTCTGAAACCATTCAGGAAATCTTTAATAGTCATTCTTTTCTTACCCCCTAACTGGAGCTCTAAAGGTTCATAGATTCCATCTTGGGTATAAATTTTAAAAGTATTTTTAGAAATTTCTAATGTTCCTGGCATCTTATCATGACCTGAAACTTCGAACTTACCCCCAAATATTTTCAATCCTTTATCCTCCTCACCAATTTTTAAGACTGTAAAAGCAGCTGGATAAGGAGACATTCCCAGGATAAACTGATGGACAGTTTTTGAAGGTGTATTCCAATTGATTTTGGTATCTTCTTTAAAAATTTTAAAAGCATTTTTTGGATGCTCAACGTGAGGCTGTGGTCTTTCCTCAATAGAGTTTTCAGCAAGTCCATTCAGTGTAGTAACAACGAGTTCTGAACCTACTATCATTAGTCGGTCATGAAGACTTCCCGCACTTTCATCTTGAAGTATTTCTAATTCTCTCTGAAGCAAAATATTTCCTTCATCTATTTTCTCATTGATAAAGAATGTGGTTACTCCTGTTTTTTCTTCACCATTGATCACTGCGTAATTAATAGGTGCAGCTCCTCTATAATCAGGAAGGAGAGATGCATGAAGATTGAAAGTTCCGATTTTAGGCATTTCAAAAAGAACTTTGGGCATCATCCTAAAGGCAACCACCACAAAAACATCAGCATCAAGGTCTTTTATTTCCTTTAAAAATTCGGGAT is part of the Chryseobacterium paludis genome and encodes:
- the fmt gene encoding methionyl-tRNA formyltransferase, which gives rise to MKSLKVVFLGTPEFAKNALEAIHQSHHKVVGVVTVADKASGRGQKIHQSPVKIFAEENNLTVFQPEKLRNPEFLKEIKDLDADVFVVVAFRMMPKVLFEMPKIGTFNLHASLLPDYRGAAPINYAVINGEEKTGVTTFFINEKIDEGNILLQRELEILQDESAGSLHDRLMIVGSELVVTTLNGLAENSIEERPQPHVEHPKNAFKIFKEDTKINWNTPSKTVHQFILGMSPYPAAFTVLKIGEEDKGLKIFGGKFEVSGHDKMPGTLEISKNTFKIYTQDGIYEPLELQLGGKKRMTIKDFLNGFRNFDEIKMA